Proteins encoded by one window of Shewanella avicenniae:
- the gltB gene encoding glutamate synthase large subunit, protein MSLYHPSFERENCGFGLIAQMDGEASHRIVRTAIHGLDRMKHRGGIASDGRTGDGCGLLMQMPTSFFEAIAEEQGWHLSRQFAVGMLFLSQKQELAEAAKVLIEQELEKEMLSIAGWRHVPVNPEVLGEIGKASLPDIWQVLVNAPVGWRERDVERRLYMARRRIEQQLLGDKDFYVASLSGQVIVYKGLMMPADLPAFYSDLADLRLQSAICLFHQRFSTNTSPKWPLAQPFRFLAHNGEINTITGNRQWARARAYKFSSPLLPDLQQAAPFVNETGSDSSSLDNMLEMLLAGGMDLYRAMRLLIPPAWQSNPEMDEELKAFYDFNSMHMEPWDGPAGIVMTNGRYAACAVDRNGLRPSRYVVTKDRIITLASEVGIWDYQPDEVVEKGRVGPGELLVLDTLSGRLFQSFEIDNDLKRRHPYKEWMKKNSRTLTPAEQLPVDQLGVGEFDADKLLQFQKYFGYTREELEQVIWVMASRGEEAIGSMGDDTPMAVLSAKQRSIFDYFRQKFAQVTNPPIDPLREKHVMSLATCIGKEQNMFNETTGHAYRVMFNSPVLLYSDFNQLLQLDSNFYKANIVDLSYSAEEGLQAATVRITEEAERYASTGTTLIVLSDRNISKDKLVIPMAMAVGSVQQMLVTKQLRCDTNIIVETGAVRDPHHFAVLLGFGATAIYPYLVYETISGMAPNYGQEDMVGLMLNYRQGIEKGLRKIMSKMGISTVASYRCSQLFEAIGLADEVVEQCFKGVVSRVQGVGFKGIEADQQKLAKTAFRAHLPLPQGGLLKYVEGGEYHAFNPDVVNTLQASLATENYADYQKFAKLVDERKVATFRDLMAIKSELPAIDVADVEADSTLYPRFDTAAMSIGALSPEAHEALAIAMNRLGGRSNSGEGGEDPRRFNTERNSRIKQIASGRFGVTAHYLVNADVLQIKVAQGAKPGEGGQLPGDKVSVEIASLRYARPGVTLISPPPHHDIYSIEDLAQLIFDLKQINPKAMVSVKLVSEPGIGTIATGVAKAYADMITVAGNDGGTGASPLTSVKYAGSPWELGLAEVHQALVENGLRHKIRLQVDGGLKTGTDVIKAALLGAESFGFGTVPMIALGCRYLRICHLNNCATGVATQDQNLREKHYHGLPERVMTYFQFVARDVREWMAKLGVSRFEDLVGRSEWLQLLEGQTDKQQGLDLSPILYRPVVKPTTALTWKEANVTADKGELNQELVAKCAELVDNGEGFDACFNISNTDRSVGATLSGYIASKWGVKGCPQPISIRFNGSAGQSFGVWNNEGLEMTLCGDANDYVGKGMSGGKLTIHPPHGSAFKTERSSIIGNTCLYGATGGKLFAAGRAGERFGVRNSGALAVVEGVGDNGCEYMTGGIVVVLGTTGVNFGAGMTGGFAYVFDQFGKFARRVNKEMVEILKVEAPIHQQHLRGLIEQHVAETGSDHAKAILHDFENWLDCFVLVKPKNIAAADLLKVQGSSPELAVKAG, encoded by the coding sequence ATGAGTTTGTATCATCCCAGTTTTGAGCGGGAAAACTGTGGATTTGGCTTGATTGCACAAATGGACGGTGAAGCGAGTCACCGTATTGTGCGAACAGCAATTCACGGTTTAGATCGCATGAAACATCGTGGTGGGATTGCTTCAGACGGGCGCACAGGTGATGGCTGTGGTTTGCTTATGCAAATGCCAACCAGCTTCTTTGAGGCCATTGCTGAAGAACAAGGCTGGCATCTCAGTCGGCAGTTCGCTGTGGGCATGTTGTTCCTAAGCCAAAAACAAGAGCTGGCAGAAGCCGCCAAAGTGCTTATCGAACAAGAATTAGAAAAAGAGATGCTGAGCATTGCAGGGTGGCGCCACGTTCCGGTGAACCCAGAAGTGTTGGGTGAGATCGGTAAAGCAAGCCTGCCCGATATTTGGCAAGTATTAGTCAATGCACCAGTAGGCTGGCGCGAGCGCGATGTTGAACGTCGCTTATATATGGCTCGTCGTCGAATTGAACAACAGCTACTCGGTGACAAGGATTTCTATGTCGCAAGTTTGTCAGGCCAAGTCATCGTCTATAAAGGACTGATGATGCCAGCTGACCTGCCGGCATTTTACTCAGATCTCGCAGATCTGCGTTTGCAAAGTGCTATTTGTCTGTTCCATCAGCGCTTTTCAACGAACACATCGCCAAAGTGGCCGTTAGCACAGCCATTCCGCTTTTTAGCGCACAACGGCGAAATTAATACCATTACCGGTAACCGTCAGTGGGCACGTGCACGTGCGTACAAATTTAGCTCACCCTTGCTGCCTGATTTGCAGCAAGCTGCGCCATTTGTAAATGAAACCGGTTCAGATTCTTCATCGCTGGATAACATGTTAGAGATGCTGCTGGCTGGCGGCATGGACTTGTATCGTGCAATGCGCTTGCTTATTCCACCAGCATGGCAAAGTAATCCAGAAATGGACGAAGAGCTGAAAGCCTTCTACGACTTCAACTCCATGCACATGGAACCATGGGATGGCCCAGCGGGTATCGTAATGACCAACGGTCGTTATGCTGCTTGCGCGGTAGACCGTAACGGTTTGCGCCCATCACGTTATGTGGTGACCAAAGACCGTATCATCACCCTCGCCTCAGAAGTCGGTATTTGGGATTACCAGCCGGATGAAGTGGTCGAAAAAGGCCGTGTAGGCCCAGGTGAATTACTGGTGCTGGATACCTTGAGTGGTCGCCTGTTCCAATCATTTGAAATCGACAACGATTTGAAACGTCGTCACCCCTATAAAGAATGGATGAAGAAAAACAGCCGGACCCTAACGCCTGCTGAGCAATTGCCAGTAGACCAATTAGGTGTGGGTGAGTTTGATGCCGACAAGTTGCTGCAATTCCAAAAATACTTTGGCTACACTCGCGAAGAGTTAGAGCAAGTGATTTGGGTGATGGCAAGCCGCGGCGAAGAAGCGATTGGCTCTATGGGTGACGATACGCCGATGGCAGTGTTGTCAGCCAAACAACGCTCGATTTTCGATTATTTCCGCCAAAAATTTGCTCAGGTGACCAACCCACCTATCGACCCACTGCGTGAAAAACACGTGATGTCATTAGCGACCTGTATCGGTAAAGAACAGAACATGTTCAACGAAACTACCGGTCACGCCTATCGCGTCATGTTTAACTCGCCAGTGTTGTTGTACAGCGATTTTAACCAATTGCTGCAATTGGATAGCAATTTCTACAAAGCCAATATCGTTGACTTAAGCTACAGCGCCGAAGAAGGCCTGCAAGCTGCAACGGTACGCATCACAGAAGAAGCGGAACGCTACGCCAGCACAGGCACCACCTTGATTGTGTTGTCTGACCGTAACATCAGCAAAGATAAGCTGGTCATCCCAATGGCGATGGCAGTGGGCTCAGTGCAACAGATGTTGGTGACCAAACAACTGCGCTGTGACACCAACATCATCGTAGAAACCGGTGCTGTGCGCGATCCACATCACTTTGCAGTATTGCTTGGTTTTGGGGCGACCGCTATCTACCCATATTTGGTCTATGAAACGATTTCAGGTATGGCACCTAACTATGGTCAAGAAGACATGGTGGGGCTGATGCTCAATTACCGCCAAGGGATTGAGAAAGGCCTGCGTAAGATTATGTCTAAGATGGGCATTTCTACAGTTGCCTCATACCGTTGCAGCCAACTGTTTGAAGCCATTGGTCTCGCTGATGAAGTGGTTGAACAATGCTTTAAAGGTGTGGTTAGCCGAGTGCAAGGGGTTGGCTTTAAAGGTATTGAAGCTGATCAGCAAAAGCTGGCCAAGACCGCATTTCGTGCCCACTTGCCGCTGCCACAAGGTGGCTTGCTGAAATATGTTGAAGGGGGTGAATACCATGCCTTTAACCCAGATGTGGTCAATACACTGCAAGCCTCGTTAGCCACTGAAAACTACGCTGATTACCAAAAATTCGCCAAGTTAGTGGATGAACGTAAGGTAGCCACCTTCCGTGATTTGATGGCGATTAAGAGTGAATTGCCAGCCATTGATGTAGCCGATGTTGAAGCAGACAGCACTCTGTACCCACGTTTTGATACTGCCGCAATGAGTATCGGGGCATTGAGCCCAGAAGCACACGAAGCATTAGCGATTGCGATGAACCGTTTAGGTGGTCGCTCTAACTCTGGTGAAGGTGGTGAAGATCCACGTCGCTTTAATACTGAGCGTAACTCTCGCATCAAACAGATTGCGTCTGGACGTTTCGGGGTAACTGCGCACTATCTGGTCAATGCGGATGTGCTGCAGATTAAAGTCGCGCAAGGGGCAAAACCGGGTGAAGGTGGTCAACTGCCAGGCGATAAAGTGAGCGTGGAAATCGCCTCACTGCGTTATGCCCGTCCAGGGGTCACCTTGATTTCGCCACCGCCGCATCACGACATCTACTCAATTGAAGACTTAGCGCAGCTGATCTTCGACTTGAAACAGATAAACCCGAAAGCCATGGTGTCAGTGAAGCTAGTATCTGAGCCGGGAATTGGCACCATTGCCACCGGTGTTGCTAAAGCTTATGCCGATATGATTACCGTTGCAGGTAACGACGGTGGTACCGGCGCAAGCCCACTGACTTCGGTGAAATACGCCGGTAGTCCATGGGAACTCGGTTTAGCCGAAGTGCATCAAGCCTTGGTAGAAAATGGGCTGCGCCACAAGATCCGCCTCCAAGTGGACGGTGGTTTGAAAACCGGTACAGATGTCATTAAAGCCGCGCTGTTGGGTGCTGAAAGTTTTGGTTTTGGTACCGTACCGATGATCGCCTTAGGTTGTCGCTACCTGCGAATCTGTCACTTGAACAACTGTGCTACAGGTGTTGCAACTCAAGACCAAAACCTGCGTGAAAAGCATTATCACGGTCTGCCAGAGCGAGTGATGACCTACTTCCAATTTGTCGCACGCGATGTGCGTGAATGGATGGCTAAACTCGGTGTCAGCCGCTTTGAAGACCTCGTTGGTCGTAGCGAATGGCTGCAACTGCTTGAAGGTCAAACCGATAAGCAGCAAGGCTTGGATTTATCGCCAATCTTGTATCGTCCCGTAGTAAAACCTACAACGGCACTGACGTGGAAAGAAGCCAACGTCACCGCTGATAAGGGCGAATTAAACCAAGAGTTAGTGGCCAAATGCGCGGAACTGGTGGATAACGGCGAAGGCTTTGATGCCTGTTTCAACATCAGCAATACAGACCGCTCTGTAGGCGCAACTTTGTCTGGCTACATCGCCAGTAAATGGGGCGTAAAAGGTTGCCCGCAGCCAATCAGCATCCGTTTTAATGGCAGTGCGGGTCAAAGCTTCGGGGTGTGGAACAATGAAGGCTTAGAAATGACCTTATGTGGCGATGCCAACGACTACGTCGGCAAAGGCATGTCGGGTGGTAAGCTGACGATCCATCCACCGCATGGCAGCGCCTTTAAAACCGAACGCAGCTCAATCATCGGTAACACCTGCTTATATGGCGCAACTGGCGGTAAATTGTTTGCTGCTGGCCGTGCCGGCGAACGTTTTGGTGTACGTAACTCAGGTGCACTGGCCGTGGTTGAAGGTGTGGGTGATAACGGCTGCGAATACATGACCGGCGGTATTGTGGTTGTTCTCGGCACGACAGGAGTAAACTTTGGTGCGGGTATGACCGGCGGTTTTGCCTATGTATTTGACCAATTTGGTAAATTTGCTCGCCGCGTGAATAAAGAGATGGTAGAGATCCTCAAGGTCGAAGCACCTATCCATCAACAACATCTGCGTGGATTGATTGAACAACATGTCGCCGAAACCGGCAGCGATCACGCCAAAGCCATTTTGCATGATTTTGAGAACTGGCTGGATTGTTTCGTACTGGTGAAGCCAAAGAACATTGCGGCTGCGGATCTGCTCAAAGTGCAGGGTTCCTCTCCAGAGCTGGCGGTAAAAGCGGGGTAA
- a CDS encoding TIGR01212 family radical SAM protein (This family includes YhcC from E. coli K-12, an uncharacterized radical SAM protein.), translating to MGLDDFVYTLGRYCQDNFGQRVQKLTLDAKFTCPNRDGTLGKGGCTFCNVASFSHEPDTQLSIAEQLTGGKQRLRAKANKFFAYFQAYTSTYEEYALLKRRYDEALQVADLVGLCVGTRPDCVPDTVLALLADYQQQGYEVWLELGLQTANDDTLHRINRGHTFAAYQDAVTRARRFGLKVCTHLIFGFPHETIVDHQITLAKVLDAGVDGLKLHPLHVVEGSTMAKAWRAGRLTPPTLEEYVASAADIIRRTPKEIVFHRVTAYTKMPMLLAPQWCASRWIGLVGIVDNLAEYGGQGTYLTD from the coding sequence ATGGGATTAGATGATTTTGTGTATACGCTTGGCCGTTATTGCCAAGATAATTTTGGTCAACGGGTACAAAAATTAACCCTCGACGCTAAGTTCACTTGTCCTAATCGTGATGGCACGCTGGGTAAAGGCGGCTGTACATTTTGCAATGTCGCTTCTTTTAGCCATGAGCCCGATACGCAACTCAGCATAGCCGAACAGCTCACCGGTGGTAAACAACGTTTGCGGGCAAAAGCGAATAAATTTTTCGCTTACTTTCAAGCCTATACTAGCACCTATGAAGAATACGCACTGTTAAAACGTCGCTATGATGAAGCGCTGCAGGTGGCCGATCTCGTGGGGCTGTGTGTGGGGACTCGGCCTGATTGTGTCCCTGATACAGTATTGGCCTTGTTGGCCGACTATCAACAACAGGGATATGAAGTTTGGCTCGAACTCGGGCTGCAAACTGCTAATGATGACACCTTACACCGAATTAACCGTGGCCATACGTTTGCCGCCTACCAGGATGCGGTGACGCGGGCTCGACGTTTTGGATTAAAAGTCTGCACGCACCTTATCTTTGGTTTTCCTCATGAAACGATTGTCGATCATCAAATAACCTTGGCAAAAGTGCTCGATGCGGGGGTTGATGGCCTTAAATTACATCCTCTGCACGTTGTTGAAGGTAGCACTATGGCTAAAGCGTGGCGCGCTGGGCGACTGACACCGCCCACCTTGGAAGAATACGTGGCGAGTGCCGCGGATATTATTCGACGCACGCCAAAGGAGATTGTGTTTCATCGAGTGACTGCTTACACCAAAATGCCAATGTTGCTTGCACCACAGTGGTGTGCCAGTCGTTGGATAGGCTTAGTCGGGATTGTCGATAATCTGGCGGAATATGGTGGCCAAGGCACCTATCTGACTGATTGA
- a CDS encoding Hpt domain-containing protein → MANSELDSVLDLNTLEQYCSAIGAGTLLRSVVLFEKLLPEYLAKLKAAYDAGDNDVLCSEAHKFKGAAGSVGLKRVHHLAQYLQHGEDPQWAAHHAEWLAEIMKLIEGDLATLKRFLEEKA, encoded by the coding sequence ATGGCGAATAGCGAATTGGATTCAGTACTCGATCTCAACACGCTGGAACAGTATTGCAGTGCAATTGGTGCCGGAACATTACTGCGCAGCGTTGTGTTGTTTGAGAAATTGTTACCAGAATACTTAGCTAAGCTGAAAGCGGCTTATGATGCTGGTGACAATGACGTACTGTGTTCTGAAGCGCATAAGTTCAAAGGCGCTGCTGGTTCTGTAGGTTTGAAGCGTGTCCATCATTTGGCACAGTATTTACAGCATGGTGAAGACCCTCAGTGGGCTGCACATCACGCCGAATGGTTGGCTGAGATAATGAAGTTGATTGAGGGTGATTTGGCCACGCTGAAGCGGTTCTTAGAAGAGAAAGCCTAA
- the oxyR gene encoding hydrogen peroxide-inducible genes transcriptional activator OxyR, producing MKHLPSLKNLYYLVNLHQEQNFNRAAKLCHVSQSTLSSGIQNLEEQLGYQLIERDHKSFMFTAIGEEVVQRALKILTDVDDLVELVKNQGEPMTGEIRLGCIPTIAPFLLSRVVKQCQKSYPKLSLLLKEDTTDRLLASLGKGELDLLLLALPADVSGFHSMKVGIDPFKLVIHKDLAADVQLPIDYQTLPDESIFLLQNEHCITGHAISACKLSDSAKVNPFAATSLHTLVQMVNSKLGTTFLPQMAIDAGILRDTDLSVLNPPGDAPYREIGIVWRQTTSRIMTFRTLGLEIQKLLKLED from the coding sequence ATGAAACATTTGCCCAGCCTAAAAAATCTTTATTACTTGGTGAACTTACACCAAGAGCAGAACTTCAATCGCGCTGCCAAACTGTGCCACGTGAGTCAGTCAACCTTGTCTAGCGGCATCCAGAATTTGGAAGAGCAGCTTGGCTACCAACTTATCGAACGTGACCATAAGTCGTTTATGTTCACCGCAATCGGTGAAGAGGTTGTGCAGCGTGCACTGAAAATTTTGACCGATGTGGACGATCTGGTGGAGTTGGTGAAAAACCAAGGTGAACCGATGACCGGTGAAATTCGCCTTGGCTGTATTCCCACAATTGCGCCGTTTTTGCTTAGCCGCGTGGTGAAACAGTGTCAGAAGAGTTATCCAAAGCTCAGTTTACTCTTGAAGGAAGACACAACGGATCGCTTATTAGCTTCACTCGGCAAGGGGGAACTCGACCTGTTACTGTTGGCTTTGCCTGCGGACGTTTCAGGGTTCCACAGCATGAAAGTGGGCATTGACCCATTTAAACTGGTTATCCACAAAGATCTCGCCGCGGATGTGCAACTGCCGATCGACTATCAAACCTTGCCAGACGAGAGCATCTTTTTGCTGCAAAATGAACACTGCATCACTGGTCATGCAATTAGCGCCTGTAAGTTAAGCGATAGTGCCAAAGTGAATCCGTTTGCGGCTACTAGCCTGCATACGCTGGTGCAGATGGTCAACAGCAAGCTCGGTACAACCTTCTTGCCACAAATGGCGATTGATGCTGGGATTTTAAGAGATACAGACTTGTCTGTGTTGAATCCGCCGGGTGATGCACCATATCGGGAGATTGGCATTGTATGGCGTCAAACCACGAGCCGTATTATGACCTTCCGCACTCTCGGGTTAGAAATCCAAAAGCTGTTGAAGCTAGAAGATTAA
- a CDS encoding adenylate/guanylate cyclase domain-containing protein, with the protein MRAKVQAKKLLFAILAWTGAMSAFVFFRYSQTLEVPQWAVSPGDFATLAIYLGVIFGSLHWMSNLIADFSAINRLPYIFSVVFKGLFLLLGATTLAYMTQYLNMWALENHIATLRQMLTVHILYSPSFQALMVYLVVVRVGLAFIEQMALLVGPRILLNIGMGKYHRPRYEQRLFMYLDMVASTTHAESLGDYRFSRLIQDCFSLLTETVNNNEAEIYRYMGDAVLIHWPLEKGVKHDRCMNIYFEFSQQLNWQRRYFEEHYGFVPKFKAAAHCGQVVAAVVGVQKQEISFFSDVINTLARLQDQCNPLGQRMLLSGALVSRLENSHSEYQLTNLGPVKLKGKQHSIEVYGVKPKQGN; encoded by the coding sequence GTGAGAGCTAAAGTTCAGGCTAAAAAACTACTATTTGCCATTTTGGCCTGGACAGGGGCAATGTCGGCTTTTGTGTTTTTTCGCTATTCCCAAACCCTCGAAGTGCCTCAATGGGCGGTAAGTCCTGGCGACTTTGCCACTCTCGCGATCTATCTTGGGGTGATTTTTGGCAGCCTGCATTGGATGTCGAACCTCATCGCAGACTTTAGCGCCATCAACCGCCTCCCTTATATTTTCTCGGTTGTGTTTAAAGGTTTATTCCTGCTATTGGGCGCCACAACACTGGCGTATATGACGCAGTACCTCAATATGTGGGCGCTAGAAAACCATATTGCCACGTTGCGGCAGATGCTCACTGTCCACATTCTCTATAGTCCATCGTTCCAAGCCTTGATGGTGTATCTGGTCGTCGTTCGTGTTGGACTGGCGTTTATTGAACAGATGGCGTTGCTGGTAGGCCCACGTATTTTGCTGAACATAGGCATGGGTAAATACCACCGGCCGCGCTATGAACAACGACTGTTTATGTACCTAGATATGGTGGCATCGACCACCCATGCAGAGTCGCTGGGTGACTATCGTTTTAGTCGTCTTATCCAAGATTGTTTTAGCCTGCTGACTGAAACGGTAAACAACAACGAAGCCGAGATTTACCGTTACATGGGGGATGCGGTGTTAATTCATTGGCCGCTGGAAAAAGGCGTAAAGCATGATCGCTGTATGAACATCTACTTTGAGTTCAGCCAACAGCTCAACTGGCAGCGTCGCTATTTTGAAGAACACTACGGATTTGTGCCCAAGTTCAAAGCGGCTGCCCACTGTGGTCAAGTGGTCGCTGCGGTTGTTGGGGTACAAAAGCAAGAGATCAGTTTCTTTAGTGATGTGATTAACACCCTCGCCCGTCTACAGGACCAATGTAATCCATTAGGTCAACGTATGCTGCTCTCTGGCGCCTTGGTATCTCGCCTGGAAAACAGCCACAGCGAATACCAACTCACCAACCTCGGCCCAGTAAAGCTAAAAGGCAAACAGCACTCGATTGAAGTGTATGGTGTGAAGCCTAAGCAGGGTAATTGA
- the mutH gene encoding DNA mismatch repair endonuclease MutH — protein sequence MTHVPPPNSVEQLMQRAEALAGLSLADIAKELNIAVPKDLRRDKGWVGQLFEAALGAEAGSKPEQDFLHLGVELKSLPLNAAGLPLETTYVCVAPLANVTGLRWEDSLVYHKLQRVLWIPVEGERQIAIGARRVGMPILWQPTTRQQQQLKQDWEEIMELISLGKVSQISARHGEVLQLRPKAANSKAMTNSIAEDGSMQQTNPRGFYLKTQFTTQILRDYFG from the coding sequence ATGACCCATGTCCCGCCACCGAACAGTGTTGAGCAGCTTATGCAGCGCGCCGAAGCGTTAGCCGGCTTATCCTTAGCGGATATAGCGAAGGAGCTAAACATTGCTGTGCCAAAGGATCTGCGCCGAGACAAAGGATGGGTGGGGCAATTATTTGAGGCCGCCTTGGGTGCTGAGGCAGGCTCAAAGCCGGAACAGGATTTTTTACACCTTGGCGTCGAGCTAAAGAGTCTTCCACTTAATGCCGCCGGATTACCGTTAGAGACGACCTATGTCTGTGTCGCGCCGCTTGCTAATGTTACCGGCTTACGCTGGGAAGACAGCTTGGTTTACCACAAACTGCAGCGCGTGCTGTGGATCCCCGTAGAAGGTGAACGACAGATCGCCATCGGCGCCCGCCGCGTGGGTATGCCGATACTCTGGCAGCCTACCACACGGCAACAACAGCAGTTGAAGCAGGATTGGGAAGAGATCATGGAATTGATCAGCCTAGGTAAAGTCAGCCAGATTAGCGCGCGTCACGGCGAAGTGCTGCAACTTAGACCCAAAGCAGCCAATAGCAAGGCTATGACCAACAGCATTGCTGAGGACGGTAGCATGCAACAAACCAATCCTCGAGGCTTCTATTTAAAGACCCAATTTACGACCCAAATTTTGCGAGATTATTTCGGATAA
- the rppH gene encoding RNA pyrophosphohydrolase: MIDSDGFRANVGIIICNKIGQVMWARRYGQHSWQFPQGGVDDGETAEQAMYRELFEEVGLLPEHVQILTSTRSWLRYKLPKRLVRQDSKPVCIGQKQKWFLLQLKSQDNAVNLNACGHPEFDDWRWVSYWYPVRQVVSFKREVYRKVMKEFSATTLALQHREPRRRNRSRNSR, translated from the coding sequence GTGATTGATAGCGATGGTTTTCGCGCTAATGTGGGCATAATTATTTGTAATAAGATCGGTCAGGTGATGTGGGCTAGACGATATGGGCAACATTCCTGGCAATTTCCCCAAGGGGGAGTGGATGATGGCGAGACCGCTGAACAAGCGATGTATCGAGAATTATTCGAGGAAGTTGGGCTGTTACCTGAACACGTTCAAATCCTAACATCAACCCGATCTTGGCTACGCTATAAATTGCCGAAGCGCCTTGTACGACAGGACAGTAAGCCAGTCTGTATTGGCCAAAAACAAAAGTGGTTCTTGCTGCAGTTGAAGTCTCAGGACAATGCTGTGAATCTTAACGCATGTGGTCATCCAGAATTTGATGATTGGCGCTGGGTGAGCTATTGGTATCCGGTGCGGCAGGTGGTGTCTTTTAAGCGCGAAGTGTATCGCAAAGTGATGAAAGAGTTTTCCGCTACTACCTTGGCGTTGCAGCACCGCGAGCCAAGACGACGAAATCGTAGTCGCAATAGTCGCTAG